The genomic interval CCGGCCGCTGCTGCCGGTGATCGCGGTGGTGACGGCCGTACTCGTCCGGTGGGAGGCACGCCACCGGCGGCCCTTCCTCGACCTGCGGGCGCTGCGCGGCAACCGGGCCCTCGCCCGCACCTACCTCCGCCACGGCCTCGCCTACCTCACGATCTACTGCGTGCTCTACGGCTTCACCCAGTGGCTGGAGGACGCGCACGGCTACTCCGTCCTCCAGGTCGGGCTGATCATGCTGCCGATGTCGGCCGCTGCCGCCGCCTTCGCCCTGCTCGGCGCCCGGACGAAGGGGCTCCGCGCCCCGCTCGTCACCGCGGCCGCCCTGCTCACCGCGGGCGGCGCAGCCCTGCTCTTCACCGGACGCGGCACACCGCTCGCCGTGCTGCTGACCGTCGCGGTGCTCTTCGGCGTCCCGCAGGGCCTCACCTCGACCGGCAACCAGGCCGCCGTCTACGCCCAGGCCCCGGCCGGGGGCGTCGGCGCGGCGGCCGGACTCCAGCGCACCTCCCAGTACCTCGGCGCGATGATCGCCGCCGGTCTCATCGGCCTCTGCTACGGGCCGGCCGCCACCGACCGGGGCCTGCGCGAACTCGCCACGGCCGGCGTGGCGCTGGGCGCGCTCCTGCTCGTCCTCACCGCGACGGACCGCGCGCTGCGGGCCCGTACGCGCGACCCGTCCCGGCCCTGAGCCGGGGGCCCGTCCACCCCGTCCACCCATGGAACGACCCGAGGAGAACCTCATGCCCGCCACCACCCTCGACGAGCGGACCGCGCTCGTCCTCATCGACCTCCAGAAGGGCATCGTCGCCCTGCCCACCGCCCACCCCGCCGACGAGGTCGTCGCGCGCGGCGCCCGCCTGGCGGCCGCGTTCCGCGCGCACGGACTGCCCGTCGTCCTGGTCCGGGTCGTCGGCGCCGCCCCCGGCCGCGCCGAGGCCCCCCTGCGGGGCGGGAAGCCCCCGGCCGGCTTCGCCGACCTGGTGCCCGAACTCGACCGCCAGGACGGCGACATCGTCGTCACCAAGCACACCTGGGGCGCCTTCCACGCCACCGACCTCGACCTCCAGCTGCGCCGCCGGGGCGTGACGCAGATCGTGCTGGCCGGCATCGCCACGGGTGCCGGTGTGGAGTCCACGGCGCGGGCGGCTCATGAGCACGGGTACCACGTGACGGCGGTGACGGACGCGATGACGGACCCCGACGCGGAGGTGCACCGGATCGCCGTCGAGCGGGTGCTGCCGCGGCTCGCGGAGACCGGCACGACGGACGAGGTGATCGCGCTGCTGGACCGGTGACCGGGGCTGGGGCCTCCCCACGGGCGCCGCGTCCGGACCCTGATCTCCGGACGCCGGCCGGGCCGGCCTCCCGGCCCGGCCGGCCGCTACCCCTCCCCCGCCGCGAAACACCCCACGACCACCACGGCGATCGCGGTGTACCCCACCAGCCCCGCCACCGCCCCCACGTGGTGCCAGCGCTCCGCCCGCGCCGGGCAGCCGCCGTGCACCGTCCAGCGCCAGGAGGCCACCGTGGCCATCACGGCCGCCAGCACGAAGCCGAGGGTGAGCAGATGGAGCCAGTCGATGAGCGTGAGCCCCACGGTGCTGTTCACCACCGCCGTGACCTGCTGCATGTTCAGCATCACCACGAACAGGCCACCGCCCAGCATCCCCAGCCGGCTCTGGAGCGAGTCCAGCCGCTCCCCCATCCCCAGTTCCTCGGCGTGCGAGGGCAGCAGGAACGTCGCGGTGGCCATGAGCACCATGAGGTACAGCGGGCCCGTCAGCTTCCAGAAGACCGTGGGGTCGTCCCGCGCCAGATCGACCTCCACCCGGATCCTGCTGTAGGTGGTGGTCGTGCCCCGGGGCAGCCTGGAATCGCCGAAGTTCGTGGGGTAGAGCCGCTGCGCGGGCGCGAGCCGGAAGCCGGTGATGCGCCAGCCGGGCGGCTGGATGTCCTTGTTGTAGGCGGAGTTGGCGTTGTCCGGCAGCAGCCGGAAGTCCTTGCTCTCCGGCGCCGCCGTGACCAGCACCGCGATCCGCTGCCGGTCGAAGGGGAAGGCGCGGACGTCCCAGTTCTGCCGGAAGGTGCCCTGGAGCCGCATCAGGTCCCGGAACCCGCTGCCTTCGGCGCTCAGGATGGGATCGCCCTTCTCCGGGTCGTTGGCGTTGCTGAACGAGACCGTGGGCAGCGGGTCCAGCTTCCGGTCCGGGCAGACGGACCACAGGAACATCCGCGCGGAGAAGACGTGCTTCGCGGGGTCCAGGTCGTACAGATCACTGAGATACGCGCCGAGTTCGCAGCTCGGCACCGGCGCCCGCACGGCCGGCGGCGGCGACGCGTACGCGACGGGATCACCGCCCGCGCCGCCGCCCGCGCCCTGGAGCAGCCACACCGCGCACACGCAGGCCACCACCGCCACGAGGGCGGCACCGGCCCCGCGCCGCCCGGACCGGCCGGGCCGTACCGCCCGTCCCCCACGCTCCCCAGCCATATGTCAGGGAGCGTGGCCCGGCCCGGGGCCGTCGAACCGGGCCCGCACCCCGATACACCCATGTGAGTGACGGGCGTCCTCGGCGCGCCTCGTTGCGCTCGGGCGCGCCTCGGTACCTCAGCGCGTCGGGGGCTGCCCGCTGGGGCGTACCACCATCGCCGAGCCGCCACCGCGCCGTGACTTCTCCGCGGCGGCGACCCACCGGCCGTCGGGCAGCCGCTGCACACCGGTCGCCGCGCCGATCTCGCGGTTCTCCTTGAAGACGTGTCCGAGGGCCTCCAGCTTCCCCCGCAACGGGCTGTTCCACAGGGCCGGTTCCAGTTCGGTCGCCGCGGCGTTGCGCTGGCTGGCGCGCGGTGCGGCGATCGCCTCGACGAGCGGCATGCCGCGGTCGACGTGGTTGAGCAGGGTCTGGAGCACGGTGGTGATGATCGTGGCGCCGCCGGGCGAGCCGAGCGCGAAGGCGGGCCGGCCGTGGTCGAGGACGATCGTCGGCGACATCGACGAGCGGGGCCGCTTGCCCGGACCGGGCAGGTTGGGGTCGTGGACCCCGGGGGTCACCGGGACGAAGTTGAAGTCGGTCAGCTCGTTGTTGAGCAGGAAGCCGCGCCCGGGGACGGTGATGCCGCTGCCGCCGGTCTGTTCGATGGTGAGGGTGTAGGCGACGACGTTGCCCCACTTGTCGGCGACGGTCAGGTGGGTGGTGCTCTCCCCCTCGTAGGGGGTGGGGGCGGGCCTGCCGCGCTCGCCGCAGGGCACCGGGTGGCGCGGGTCGCCGGGGGCGAGCGGGCTGGTGAGGGCCTTGGTGTCGGTGATCAGGCAGGCGCGGGCGTCGGCGAACCGCTGGGAAGTGAGCGCCGCGGTCGGCACGTTCTCGTGGGCGGCGTCGCCCACCCAGCGGTTGCGGTCGGCGAAGGCGACGCGGGACGCCTCGATGTAGCGGTGCAGGTAGGTCTTCTCGCTCAGCTCGCCGAGGTTCCCGCGCTCCAGGATGTTGACGGCCTCGGCGACCGAGGTGCCGCCGGAGGAGGAGGGGGCCATGCCGTAGAGGTCGAGGCCGCGGTAGGACGTGCGGGTCGGGGCCTGGGCCTTCGCCCGGTACGCGCGCAGGTCGCGCTCCGTCAGGTCACCGGGGCGGGCCACCCTGCCGGACCCGGGGGCGACGGGCGGCTTACGCACGGTCCGTACGACGTCGCGCCCGATGTCGCCCTGGTAGAAGGCGCCGATGCCGCTCCTGCCGAGTCGCTCGTAGGTGCGGGCCAGGTCGGGGTTCTTCAGGGTGCTGCCGACGGCCGGGGGTCTGCCGCCCGGCAGGTAGAGCGCGGCGGTCGCGGGGAAGTCCTTGAAGCGGGACTGGTTGTCGGCCGTCTGCTGCCGGAAGGTCTCGTCGACGGTGAAGCCCGAGCGGGCCAGGCGCTCGGCGGGCTTCAGGACCTGGGCGAGGGACCGGGTGCCCCAGGCGCGCAGGGCGCTGTCCCAGGTGGCCGGGGTGCCGGGGGTGCCGACGGCGAGTCCGCTGGTGTAGGCGTCGGCGGGCGGCAGGGGCTTGCCGTTCTCCAGGAACAGGTCCTTGCCGGCGCTGAGCGGGGCGCGCTCCCGGCCGTCGATGGTCGAGACGCGGTGCCGCTTCGCGTCGTAGTGGACGAAGTAGCCGCCACCGCCGACGCCGGCCGAGTACGGCTCGGTGACGCCGAGCGCGGCGGCGGTGGCGACGGCGGCGTCCACGGCGTTGCCGCCCTTGCGCAGCACCTCGACGCCAACGGCCGAGGCGTCGGGGTCGACGCTGGCGACCGCGCCGCCGTATCCCACGGCGACGGGGGACTTGGCGGGTGCCGCGGCGGACGGGCCGCCCGTCGCGTCCGGGCCGCCGCCGGTGGCGGCGGCCGGGACGACGCCCAGCCCGACGACCAGGGTGGCCGTCGCGGCGAGCACGGGAAGACGTCGGTCGGGTTTCGTTCTCGCGGGAGCCATCCCTACCTCCAAGCGGGCGAGCGGGGCCCGGAGCCTACTCGGCGCCCGAGGGGGAGGACAGGGTGCCGCGCGAAAGGCTCCGGGACTCGTGCTCACCGGCCGTGCGGAGGGCGGCCGGGCGGGTGACTCAGCGCTTGTGGCCGAGGGCGCCGAGCACCGCGGTGGCCATGGCGGACTCGCCCTTGGCATTGGGGTGGAAGGGGGCGGCCGGGTTCTCGGGCTGCGCCCCCTCGATCCAGCGGTCGGCGGTGGGCTTGCACACGTCGTGGCCGACGGTCGGGGCGTAGGTGTCGGCGTAGCGGACGCCGGCCTTGCGGGCCTCCGTCCTGAGCATGGTGTTGAGCTGCTTCTCGGTGTCGCGCAGGTACGGGACGTCGCCGGCGGCGATCGGCACGGACGGGAAGCAGCCGACACCGTTGTCCGGCATGATCGCCGGGTAGCCGACCAGCACGACGCGGGCGTACGGGGCGCGCTGG from Streptomyces albireticuli carries:
- a CDS encoding isochorismatase family protein encodes the protein MPATTLDERTALVLIDLQKGIVALPTAHPADEVVARGARLAAAFRAHGLPVVLVRVVGAAPGRAEAPLRGGKPPAGFADLVPELDRQDGDIVVTKHTWGAFHATDLDLQLRRRGVTQIVLAGIATGAGVESTARAAHEHGYHVTAVTDAMTDPDAEVHRIAVERVLPRLAETGTTDEVIALLDR
- the ggt gene encoding gamma-glutamyltransferase — encoded protein: MAPARTKPDRRLPVLAATATLVVGLGVVPAAATGGGPDATGGPSAAAPAKSPVAVGYGGAVASVDPDASAVGVEVLRKGGNAVDAAVATAAALGVTEPYSAGVGGGGYFVHYDAKRHRVSTIDGRERAPLSAGKDLFLENGKPLPPADAYTSGLAVGTPGTPATWDSALRAWGTRSLAQVLKPAERLARSGFTVDETFRQQTADNQSRFKDFPATAALYLPGGRPPAVGSTLKNPDLARTYERLGRSGIGAFYQGDIGRDVVRTVRKPPVAPGSGRVARPGDLTERDLRAYRAKAQAPTRTSYRGLDLYGMAPSSSGGTSVAEAVNILERGNLGELSEKTYLHRYIEASRVAFADRNRWVGDAAHENVPTAALTSQRFADARACLITDTKALTSPLAPGDPRHPVPCGERGRPAPTPYEGESTTHLTVADKWGNVVAYTLTIEQTGGSGITVPGRGFLLNNELTDFNFVPVTPGVHDPNLPGPGKRPRSSMSPTIVLDHGRPAFALGSPGGATIITTVLQTLLNHVDRGMPLVEAIAAPRASQRNAAATELEPALWNSPLRGKLEALGHVFKENREIGAATGVQRLPDGRWVAAAEKSRRGGGSAMVVRPSGQPPTR